The genomic stretch TGTCGGAGTCGCCGTCGCCGTCCTTGCCGCTGTCGGTGTCGGCGTCGCCGGCGTGTTCAGCCCGCCGCAGGCCCCCCAGAGCCCCCGGTTGGCCGCCTTCGCCTCCGCTTCTGCCGCCGCGATCCGGTCGCGGTACTTCACATCCGGCGGAAAGACCGCCAGCACCGCGTAGCCGTCCCGCACCATCCGCTCGTTGAACAGCTCCCCGTCCACCCAGACGTACCGCAGGTAGCGGTCGTACCGGTCCCGGTTCGAAACATCCCGCTCCAGCTCGACTGTCCGCCCCAGCAGCCGGGCTTTCACGTAGTCGGTCGCCTCCTTGCTGAAACAGCGCGCCCCTCCCGAGCTCTCCGGAGCATCAATAAGAATCAGCCGGACCCGCCCCGTGTCCGCGCAGCCGCCCACGTCGATGGTGTCCCCGTCGACCACATTCGTGACCACGCATTGCGCCCGGCCCGCGGGCGTCGGCGCAGAGTCGGCCGCAACCATCGGCGCGACCGCCCGCGGGGTCGTCCCCTGCGGCTGTGCCGCTGCCCGGCAGGCCGCCGCTCCGCCAAGGAGCAGCAAGAGCACACTCGCAACAAGTCCCCAGCGCTTCAGCATCACACACACCTCCCGCCTCTGCTGTCTTCCACTTACCAGATCGGCGCGACATCCACCGTCGCGAAGTGTTGCCGGCATTCGCTGGCCCGTCAGCCAGCCTACTTTGACGTTCGCGTCAACGTATGATACCGTCCTTCCCCGAGGAGGGACACCGCCGCGTGCGCTGGCTTTTGCGACTGCTCCCCTATCTCAAGGCCTACCGCGGCCAGTTCATCCTCGCTTGGGTCTGCGTCATCCTCGCCGGCGCCTTCGTCATGATCAGCCCCCTGCTGATCAAGTTCGCCATCGACTTCGGCCTCCAGCCCGTCCGCGACGCCGAAGGACGCCTCATCGGCCTCGATGGCAACGAGCGGCTCCTCATCCTCGGCGCCTCCGCGATCATCGCCTTCGCCATCGCCCGCGGCGCAGCAGCCTTCGGCCAGCAGTACCTCGGCGAAACCATCGGCCAGAGCGTCGCCTACGACATTCGCAACCGCATCTACGACAACCTCCAGCGCCTCAGCTTCGCCTACCACGATAAGGTCCAGACCGGCCAGATCATGAGCCGCGCCACCCAGGACGTGGAGAACATCCGCATCTTCTTCTCCATGGGCCTCCTCCGCCTCTCCTACGTCGTGCTCATGATCGTCATCTCGATCGTGGGCATGCTCGTTATCAACTGGCAGCTCGCCCTCGTCTCCTTCATCTCCCTCCCCATCCTCGCCTGGCGCTCCATCGTCACCAGCCGCCGCCTCCGCCCCATGTGGCTCCAGATCCAGCAGAACCAGGCCGAAATGACCCAGGTCGCCGAAGAGGGCCTCTCCGGCATCCGCGTTGTCAAAGCCTTCGCCCGCGAAGACTACGAGAGCAAAAAATTCGCCGACGCTGCAAAACGCCAGGCCGACCTCTCCTACCAGGCCGCCCTGATCCAGGCGAACAACCAGCCCCTCCTCCAGGGCATCTCCGCCGCCCAGATCGCCCTCACCGTCGGGGTCGGCTCCTGGCTCGTCTCCCGCGGCTCACTCCAGGCCCAGGACGTCCTCACCTTCACCCTCTGGCTCAACCTCCTCCAGCTCCCCGTCCGCACCCTCGGCTTCATGATCAACATCATCGCCCGCGCCATCAGCTCCGCAGAGCGCGTCTTCGAACTGATCGACGCCCAGTCCGCCGTCCAGGAAAAGCCCGGCGCCATCCCCCTCGCCGACGTCAAAGGCCACGTCGTCTTCGAAAACGTCAGCTTCAGCTACGACAACCTCAGCCCCGTCCTCTCCGGCATCAACATCGATGCAAAGCCCGGCCAGGTCATCGCCCTGCTCGGCCCGACCGGCTCCGGCAAGTCCACCATCGTCAACCTCATCCCCCGCTTCTACGACGTCACCGAAGGCCGCATCCTCATCGACGGCATCGACATCCGCGACGTCACCATCGACTCCCTCCGCCGCAACATCGGCATCGTCCAGCAGGACGTCTTCCTCTTCATCGGCACCATCCGCGACAACATCGCCTACGGCAAACCCGATGCCTCCCAGGAAGAGATCGAGCACGCCGCCAAAGCCGCCCGCATCCACGACTTCATCGTCTCCCTCCCCTACGGCTACGACGAATGGGTCGGCGAACGCGGCGTCACCCTCTCCGGCGGCCAAAAACAGCGCATCGCCATCGCCCGCACCCTCCTCCTCGACCCCAAAATCCTCATCTTCGATGACTCCACCGCCAGCGTGGATACCCAGACCGAATTCCTCATCCAGCAGGCCCTCCAGGAGCTCATGAAGGGCCGCACCACTTTCGTCATCGCACAGCGCCTCCGCACCGTCATGCGCGCCGACCAAATCATCGTGCTCGACCGGGGCCGCATCATCCAGCGCGGCACCCATCAGGAGCTCATCCAGCAGGAAGGCCTCTACCGCCGCATCTACGAGCTCGAACTCAGAGACCAGGAAGAGGCCCTCGGGCGCCCCGTCGCTCCTGTCCCCGCCGACAGCTCCGCCCTTGCCGAGCGCATCCGCGAACGCGTCCGCCGCGGCGACACCGAAGGCCTGCCCCAGCAGCTCGTTGAGCGCGTCCGCACCCGCCTCCTCGCCGAAGGCCAGGCCGGGGGAGGCTCCTGATGGGCATGTGGGGCGGCGCAGGCGCCGGAGGCTGGAGCTCCGGCATCGGCGGCCAGCCGGGCGGGCCCCTCGGCCGCGCCATGATGGGCCGCGGCGCCGACGGCTGGGACGACGAGTACCTCGGCAAGGTCTACGACGCCAAAGTCGTCCGCCGCATCCTCCCCTACCTCGCCGAATACAAACTGCAGGCCGTCATCGCCGTCGCCTGCATGGTCCTCTCCGCCCTCGCCAGCTTCTTCCAGCCGCTCCTCATCGGCCTCACCGTCCAGGCCGGCATCAACCACGACACCGAGCGGATCTTCACCCTCCTCGGCACCATGCTCGGCCTCGCGGTCCTCCAGTGGCTCGCCGCCTACGGCCAGCAGCGCACCACCGCCTGGATGGGCAACCGCATCCTCATGAAGCTCCGCACCCAGATGTACGACCACATGCAGGGCCTCTCCCTCTCCTTCTACGACGAGATGGAAGTCGGCCGCATGATCTCCCGCCTCACCAGCGACGTCACCGTCATGCAGGAGCTGCTCACCAGCGGCTCCCTCACCTTCTTCGCCGACATCATCGGCCTCACGATCATCGTCGTCGTCCTCCTCAACATCGACCTCACCCTCGCCCTCGTCACCTTCGCCATCGTCCCCCCGCTCGTCCTCGTCATGATCTTCTGGGCCCGCCACGCCCGCCAGGCCTTCATCAACGTCCGCATCAAAGTCTCTACCCTCTACGGCACCCTCGCCGAGAACGTCTCCGGCGTCAAAGCCGTCCAGTCCATGTCCCGCGAGGACGAAAACGCCCGCCGCTTCGACCGCCTCAACCAGGACAACCGGCGCGCCAATATCTGGGCCGGCATGCTCAGCGCCGCCATCATGCCCGTCATCGAACTCTCCGTCGCCATCGCCACCGCCTCCGTCGTCATCGTCGGCGGCCTCCGCGCCCTCAACGCCTCCGACGTCGACGTCGCCCACTTCTTCTTCGTCCTCACCTCCTTCACCCTTTACGTCGGCCGCTTCTTCGATCCCATCCGCGACCTCGTCCTCCAGTACACCATGCTCCAGCGCGCCATGGCCGGCGGCGAACGCATCTTCCAGGTCCTCGATACCGTCCCCCGCGTCCAGGACCGCCCCGATGCCATCGAACTCGACCACGTCGAAGGCCGCGTCGATTTCGAAGACGTCCACTTCCACTACGTCGAGGGCGTCCCCATCCTCCGCGGCATCACCCTCCACGTCGAGCCCGGCGAAACCATCGCCCTCGTCGGCGCCACCGGAGCCGGCAAAACCACCATCACCTCCCTCCTCATGCGCGGCTACGACGTCACCGCCGGCGCCATCAAAATCGACGGCCACGACATCCGCGATATCAAGCGCCGCTCCCTCACCCGCCACATGGGCGTCGTCCTCCAGAACCCCTACCTCTTCTCCGGCACCGTCCGCGAAAACATCGCCTACGGCCGGCCCGAAGCCACCCAGGAAGAGATCGAGCGCGCCGCCAAAGCCGTCGGCGCCCACGACTTCATCATGCGCCTCGAGCACGGCTACGATACCGTCCTCCAGCAGCGCGGCCAGAACCTCTCCGTCGGCCAGCGGCAGCTCATCAGCTTCGCCCGCGCGATCCTCGCCTCGCCCCGCATCCTCATCCTCGACGAAGCGACCGCCTACGTGGATACCCAGACCGAGGTCATCATCCAGCGGGCCCTCCGCGAACTCCTCAAGAACCGCACCTCGTTCGTCATCGCCCACCGCCTCTCCACCATCCGCGAGGCCTCCCGCATCGTCGTCCTCGACAAAGGCCAGATCGCCGAGATCGGCACCCACGAAGAACTCCTCGCCCGCGGCGGCATCTACGCCAACCTCTACCGCATGACCTACGACCAGGAGCAGGCCCGCCAGGCCGCCGCCGCCGTCAGCGAAGACGAAGCCTTCGCCTCCCGCCGCCGCGGAGAAGTCTTCGGCGGCGCAGCCCCCCAGCCCGCCGCCGGCGGCCAGTAACCGCTCCGGGCGTCAGGCGCCGGCTCCGCCGATGGCCCCGGCGCCAGGTCCCGGGGCCGCCCCGCCGCCACGCACACCCTCCCGCCGCCGAAGACCTGCGGCTCCGTGCAGCAAGCCCCGGACGTCCCGCCCCCGCGGAGCCCTGCCCGGTTCACACCCCCGGGTTTCGGCCTCTTTCGTCCCCTCCGTGAGCGCCCTCGCCGTTCCCCGTCCCCACTTTCGTCACCAGCACCCGGTCCACCCGCCGCCCGTCCATCGCCATCACCCGGAACTGGTACCCCGGCACCTCCACCCGGTCCCCCACCCGCGGGATCCGCCCCAGCCGCGCCATGATAAACCCGCCGACCGTGTCGTAATCCTCATCCGCCAGCTCCGCTCCCGTCGCATCCTCCACGTCCGCAATCAGCGCCAGCCCCGAAACCAGCAGATTGCCCGAAGGCAGCGTCCGCAGCGTCTCGCCCCCCTGCGCGCGCCCGCCCAGCCACCGCCCCAGCAGCCGGTAGAGCACCTCGTCCGCCGTCAGAATGCCGCTCGTCCCCCCGTGTTCGTCCACCAGCACCACAATCTGCACCTGCTTCGCCCGCATCGCCTGCACCGCCACCTCCACACTCACCGACTCCGGGATCGCCACCGCCGGCCGCACCAGCGGCCTCCACTCCGTCTCACCCCGGCGAACCAGCGCCACCAGGTCCTTCACCTCCAGGATCCCCACGATGTGGTCCAGGCTCTCCTCATAGACCGGGTAGCGCGAATGGTGGTGGCGCTCCACCACCTCCAGCACCTCGTCCAGCGTTGACCCTGCCTCGATCGCCACCACCTCCGTCCGCGGCACCATGATCTGGTCCGCCTGGATCGCGCTGAACTCCAGCGCCCGCCGGGCCAGCATCAGCTCACTCGTCGAGAGCAGCCCGGCCCGCGCCGAGGCTTCGATAACCAGCTCCAGCTCCTCCGGGTCCAGCGACTCCTCCGCCGGAGACCGCTGCCGGATACCCAGCGACCGGACCACCAGCGCCCCCGACCGGTGCAGGAACCACACGAACGGCCGGAACACCCGCGCGAACACCAGCACCGGCGGCGCCACGAACAGCCCCACCTGCTCCGTCCGCGCCAGCGCAATCGATTTCGGCGCCAGCTCCGCAAAAATGATCACCAGCGCCGTCACCAGCAGGAATGCGAGCACCGTCGCAGCAATCCCCGCCGTCTGCGCCGGCGCCCAGGAAAGCGCCTCCGCCAGCCCCGGCTCAATCAGCCCGGCCAGCACCGGCTCCCCGAGCCATCCCAGCGCCAGCCCGCACATCGTAATACCGAGCTGCGTCGCCGCAATCGTCGCATCCAGCTGCCGCAGCGCCCCGAGCAGCAGCCGCGCCCGCGCCTGCCCCGACGCCGCCAGCTGCTCCACCCGCGTCCGCCGCACCCCAACAAAGGCGAACTCCGCCGCCACGAACAGCGCGTTCAGCCCGATGAGCACCACCAGGCCCGCAAGCCCGAAACCGATCAGTGCAGGGTCATCCATGCCGGCATTGTACGGCCGCCCCCGCCCGCCGCCGCCGAAATCCCTCGCTCCTCCCCGTTCACCACGCTCCGCCCGCAGCAAAACGGCCCGGCATCATGGCCGGGCCGTCAGTCTCTTCGCTGGCGGAGAGGGGGAGATTCGAACTCCCGGTGGGTTGCCCCACACCGCTTTTCGAGAGCGGCACCATAAACCACTCGGACACCTCTCCGCCCTCCAGTCTACCAGCACCGCCACCTTCGAGGTATCCGCACCCGCTGCCGCCGCTCCCCGCGGCGCTCAGTTCAGCCGGAACGTGTCTTCATCCTCCTCGTCGTCATCCAGCTCGTTGTCGCTGTACACGCCCGCCGGCGACCCCCGCCACACCGTCACAATGAAATCCTCCCGGTACGGATCCGCCGTCATCACCAGCTGCTCATCCGTCGCATCGATCAGCTGCTGAATCCGCTCCTCGTCCGCGTCCGCCGTCGTGCAGAGCGTCGCATACACGTTCGTGCCCTGGTAGTGAAGGTCCACCCGCCCCACAATGCTCCCGTCTTCGAAAATCGTGTACGACTCCGAGTGCGGAGTCCGGCATTCCCGTTCGAACGTAATCACAGCGGTCGCACCTGCCCTCTGCCGATAATGGTCCACTTGTAGCTCGTCAGCTCGCGCAGGCCCATCGGACCCCGCGCGTGCATCTTCTGCGTCGAAATCCCGACCTCGGCCCCCAGCCCGAACTGCGCGCCGTCCGTGAACTGCGTACTGGCGTTCACGTACACCGCCGCCGAATCCACCACGTCCAGGAACTCCAGCGCCCGGCTGTAGTTCTCCGTCAAAATCGCATCCGAGTGGTGGCTCCCGTACCGCTCGATG from Tepidiforma thermophila encodes the following:
- a CDS encoding thermonuclease family protein, which codes for MLKRWGLVASVLLLLLGGAAACRAAAQPQGTTPRAVAPMVAADSAPTPAGRAQCVVTNVVDGDTIDVGGCADTGRVRLILIDAPESSGGARCFSKEATDYVKARLLGRTVELERDVSNRDRYDRYLRYVWVDGELFNERMVRDGYAVLAVFPPDVKYRDRIAAAEAEAKAANRGLWGACGGLNTPATPTPTAARTATATPTRTATPTPPATPTPGGSCAAATARIVSLNKAAEVVVIEGSGDLTGWRLVSERGNQQFVFPNGFVLAGRVEVWSGVPQFPNTATRLWWSSEPLWNNSQDDDALLYDCTGRLVQRFDDGD
- a CDS encoding hemolysin family protein, whose amino-acid sequence is MDDPALIGFGLAGLVVLIGLNALFVAAEFAFVGVRRTRVEQLAASGQARARLLLGALRQLDATIAATQLGITMCGLALGWLGEPVLAGLIEPGLAEALSWAPAQTAGIAATVLAFLLVTALVIIFAELAPKSIALARTEQVGLFVAPPVLVFARVFRPFVWFLHRSGALVVRSLGIRQRSPAEESLDPEELELVIEASARAGLLSTSELMLARRALEFSAIQADQIMVPRTEVVAIEAGSTLDEVLEVVERHHHSRYPVYEESLDHIVGILEVKDLVALVRRGETEWRPLVRPAVAIPESVSVEVAVQAMRAKQVQIVVLVDEHGGTSGILTADEVLYRLLGRWLGGRAQGGETLRTLPSGNLLVSGLALIADVEDATGAELADEDYDTVGGFIMARLGRIPRVGDRVEVPGYQFRVMAMDGRRVDRVLVTKVGTGNGEGAHGGDERGRNPGV
- a CDS encoding ABC transporter ATP-binding protein produces the protein MRWLLRLLPYLKAYRGQFILAWVCVILAGAFVMISPLLIKFAIDFGLQPVRDAEGRLIGLDGNERLLILGASAIIAFAIARGAAAFGQQYLGETIGQSVAYDIRNRIYDNLQRLSFAYHDKVQTGQIMSRATQDVENIRIFFSMGLLRLSYVVLMIVISIVGMLVINWQLALVSFISLPILAWRSIVTSRRLRPMWLQIQQNQAEMTQVAEEGLSGIRVVKAFAREDYESKKFADAAKRQADLSYQAALIQANNQPLLQGISAAQIALTVGVGSWLVSRGSLQAQDVLTFTLWLNLLQLPVRTLGFMINIIARAISSAERVFELIDAQSAVQEKPGAIPLADVKGHVVFENVSFSYDNLSPVLSGINIDAKPGQVIALLGPTGSGKSTIVNLIPRFYDVTEGRILIDGIDIRDVTIDSLRRNIGIVQQDVFLFIGTIRDNIAYGKPDASQEEIEHAAKAARIHDFIVSLPYGYDEWVGERGVTLSGGQKQRIAIARTLLLDPKILIFDDSTASVDTQTEFLIQQALQELMKGRTTFVIAQRLRTVMRADQIIVLDRGRIIQRGTHQELIQQEGLYRRIYELELRDQEEALGRPVAPVPADSSALAERIRERVRRGDTEGLPQQLVERVRTRLLAEGQAGGGS
- a CDS encoding ABC transporter ATP-binding protein, producing the protein MGMWGGAGAGGWSSGIGGQPGGPLGRAMMGRGADGWDDEYLGKVYDAKVVRRILPYLAEYKLQAVIAVACMVLSALASFFQPLLIGLTVQAGINHDTERIFTLLGTMLGLAVLQWLAAYGQQRTTAWMGNRILMKLRTQMYDHMQGLSLSFYDEMEVGRMISRLTSDVTVMQELLTSGSLTFFADIIGLTIIVVVLLNIDLTLALVTFAIVPPLVLVMIFWARHARQAFINVRIKVSTLYGTLAENVSGVKAVQSMSREDENARRFDRLNQDNRRANIWAGMLSAAIMPVIELSVAIATASVVIVGGLRALNASDVDVAHFFFVLTSFTLYVGRFFDPIRDLVLQYTMLQRAMAGGERIFQVLDTVPRVQDRPDAIELDHVEGRVDFEDVHFHYVEGVPILRGITLHVEPGETIALVGATGAGKTTITSLLMRGYDVTAGAIKIDGHDIRDIKRRSLTRHMGVVLQNPYLFSGTVRENIAYGRPEATQEEIERAAKAVGAHDFIMRLEHGYDTVLQQRGQNLSVGQRQLISFARAILASPRILILDEATAYVDTQTEVIIQRALRELLKNRTSFVIAHRLSTIREASRIVVLDKGQIAEIGTHEELLARGGIYANLYRMTYDQEQARQAAAAVSEDEAFASRRRGEVFGGAAPQPAAGGQ